A part of Cryptococcus neoformans var. grubii H99 chromosome 6, complete sequence genomic DNA contains:
- a CDS encoding asparagine-tRNA ligase → MSEQKPSVVEQAQDVASKLANAVTETLKLSEDRKSDLPVVYIDEKAGSDTEGTGAELSPFASPLAAYQSFKPSPESDANPSSIATFMVRKVDSVERNDWIELSASAKKKLVKSIGGWRKAEAKLAAEGERLEKQKKEQAEKDRLRREEAKSVVLVDDPSKESKSAKIWAVPELVGKRVRLQGWVHRFRPQKTNFFVVLRDGSGFLQCILTGDCIRTVDALDLSLECTIEVVGTVEKVKEGQTAPGGVELAVDYWKIIGRAPTGAEALESRLQPDTEASIRADLRHLELRGEIASSVMRFRALLLRAFRESFHKRRITEVTPPCMVQTSVEGGSTLFEFDYYGSKAYLTQSSQLYLETVLPSLGDVYCIQESFRAEKSLTRRHLSEYTHLEAELVFIKFKDLLDHLEDIICEIIDVLLADPVASEIIKTLNPEFVPPQRPFVRLDYCDAITYLNEHGIKREDGEDHVVGDDIAEAAERKMTDQINKPIMLIHFPKSLKSFYMKSLDDASDFTESVDLLVPGVGEVVGGSMRISDLEELMAGYKREGIPADPYYWFTDQRKYGTNEHGGYGLGIERLLAWILKRYTVRECSLYPRFMGRATP, encoded by the exons aTGTCAGAACAAAAACCTTCTGTCGTAGAACAGGCCCAAGATGTCGCCTCCAAACTCGCCAACGCTGTCACCGAGACCCTCAAACTGAGCGAGGACCGAAAGTCGG ACCTCCCCGTCGTTTACATCGACGAGAAGGCCGGATCCGACACCGAAGGAACAGGTGCCGAGCTCTCCCCTTTCGCTTCCCCTCTCGCTGCCTACCAATCCTTCAAGCCTTCCCCCGAGTCTGATgccaacccttcttctaTCGCTACTTTTATGGTCCGCAAGGTCGATTCTGTCGAGCGCAACGACTGGATTGAGCTTTCGGCTTccgccaagaagaagcttgtGAAGAGCATTGGTGGCTGGAGGAAGGCAGAAGCCAAGCTCGCTGCTGAGGGCGAGAGACTTGAGAAGCAGAAAAAGGAACAGGCCGAGAAGGACAGACTtaggagagaagaagccaagAGTGTTGTTCTTGTCGATGACCCCTCCAAAGAGTCCAAATCT GCCAAAATCTGGGCCGTGCCCGAGCTCGTTGGCAAGCGAGTTCGTCTCCAAGGTTGGGTCCACCGATTCCGACCTCAAAAGACCAACTTTTTTGTTGTCCTCCGAGACGGTTCCGGATTCCTCCAATGTATCCTCACTGGTGACTGTATCCGTACCGTTGACGCCCTCGACTTGAGTCTTGAGTGCACAATTGAGGTTGTCGGTACCGTTGAAAAGGTCAAGGAAGGCCAAACTGCCCCCGGTGGTGTCGAGTTGGCTGTGGACTACTGGAAGATCATTGGCAGGGCTCCCACTGGTGCCGAGGCTCTTGAATCCCGACTTCAACCT GACACTGAGGCCTCTATCCGAGCTGACCTTCGACATCTCGAACTCCGTGGTGAAATCGCCTCTTCTGTTATGCGATTCCGtgctctcctcctccgtgCTTTCCGAGAGAGCTTCCACAAGCGTCGAATCACCGAAGTCACTCCCCCGTGTATGGTTCAAACGTCTGTCGAGGGCGGCTCTACTCTTTTCGAGTTTGACTACTATGGATCCAAGGCCTACCTCACCCAAAGTAGTCAGCTCTACCTCGAGACTGTCTTGCCTAGTTTGGGTGATGTCTACTGTATCCAAGAAAGTTTCAGGGCTGAGAAGAGTTTGACTAGGAG ACATTTGTCAGAGTATACTCATCTCGAGGCTGAGTTGGTGTTCATCAAGTTCAAGGACTTGCTTGACCACCTCGAAGACATA ATCTGCGAGATCATTGACGTCCTTCTCGCCGATCCTGTTGCTTCCGAGATTATCAAGACTCTTAACCCCGAGTTTGTCCCTCCTCAACGTCCCTTTGTCCGACTCGACTACTGTGATGCCATCACCTACCTCAACGAACACGGCATCAAGCGAGAAGACGGCGAGGACCACGTTGTGGGCGATGACATTGCCGAGGCCGCTGAGCGAAAGATGACCGACCAAATCAACAAGCCCATCATGCTTATCCACTTCCCCAAGTCACTCAAGTCCTTCTACATGAAGTCTTTGGATGACGCTTCAGACTTTACTGAGAGTGTCGATCTCCTTGTTCCCGGCGTTGGTGAGGTTGTTGGTGGAAGTATGAGAATTAGCGATTTGGAGGAGTTGATGGCCGGTTACAAGAGAGAAGGTATCCCTGCCGACCCATACTATTGGTTCACTGACCAGAGGAAGTACGGTACTAACGAGCACGGTGGTTACGGTTTG GGTATCGAGCGACTCCTCGCCTGGATCCTCAAGCGATACACTGTCCGGGAATGTTCTCTTTACCCCCGTTTCATGGGCCGCGCTACTCCTTAG
- a CDS encoding lipase/esterase, translated as MTGFGTPSVAVAATPTVISTFFSHVLAHRRRKSASKKSLEAGGPGGGPENQLTYEEGLQVVRRFLDFASHHGVEEVQAFTAMWVPTPRWVKRDVMVIPDENIKEAEDILAKHLSTYGPQGAEGGGLQLVGGDKWWRVRRRTLEGEWIEMQQDYIKRTAKKAAAESTAAATLTSPTSLTDTNRSNTRYMPRKRATTGSVMDNAGGEVVGDRVIMYIHGGAFFFSSLETHRYQVQRHVRKAGARAFCPAYRLSPQYPFPCGLLDCLAAYLYLISPPPSAPHQPILPTNIILSGDSAGAGMVISLLVLIREMGLPMPAGASLISPWVDLTHSMPSIGGWDGGDFIPSSGFHYKPSCAWPPLPGDGIDVTMPDGSVNRYDEQIQMYCPNNLLTHPLVSPVNQGSLGGLCPLLILGGGGELLRDEITYTAYKAADPVKYPPSPITLSQYPDQASKVAKYKPTKVHLQIYEGGCHVVPTLSWTKSAKYMYRACANFNIWAFTAAQKALEKKLQHKQSSSSLRKQRSASSLNKPYNVTKLPNGLTPLSMSDSLTNGMTHSSHSPTTTGVINASGARSPLTASSATSRQSTIDFTQPIITSGAAVAANTKPISFGEVQSEAESDEDDMSVTSESTIADEEERGDPVPAKGIVTVHGTEPLYGNVNLVSERVSVHGNIRPFEPIEAVPALQPSLREHIGQVHGDGAIRKWLARRHEWDKKYSKELAKWREIKQKDRIKAEAEGFLTRDLQDERPPLCSVAGIWDKGLARNVAKSVDEVTSRSMGMGWWTKWGSKADEEHADRRKMREKAAREEEQSKLHSAKDQGVPNAIPPGPMATSDPPMGGAAGTEQLFDEPEAILFEDAEGERNGVETAGGV; from the exons ATGACAGGCTTCGGCACTCCATCCGTAGCAGTCGCTGCAACACCAACAgtcatctccaccttcttttctcacGTCCTCGCCCATCGTCGCCGCAAGAGCGCATCGAAAAAGTCTCTCGAAGCGGGCGGTCCTGGAGGTGGGCCAGAAAATCAATTGACTTATGAAGAAGGACTCCAAGTTGTCAGGCGTTTCCTGGACTTTGCAAGTCATCATGGTGTAGAAGAAGTTCAGGCATTCACCGCTATGTGGGTGCCGACGCCCC GATGGGTCAAACGAGATGTTATGGTGATACCTGATGAGAATATcaaagaggcagaggatATTCTTGCAAAGCATCTTTCTACGTATGGACCGCAGGGAGCTGAAGGAGGCGGATTACAACTTGTAGGAGGAGACAAATGGTGGAGAGTCAGACGGCGCACCCTTGAGGGTGAATGGATAGAG ATGCAGCAAGATTATATCAAACGTACAGCTAAGAAGGCGGCCGCTGAATCTACCGCAGCAGCAACCTTGACATCTCCAACATCGTTAACAGATACCAACCGGAGTAACACGAGATATATGCCTCGCAAAAGGGCTACAACTGGTAGTGTCATGGACAATGCTGGAGGTGAAGTGGTTGGTGACCGTGTTATCATGTACATCCATG GCGGTGcatttttcttctcttccttaGAAACCCACCGATATCAAGTTCAACGACATGTTCGAAAGGCCGGCGCTCGCGCTTTCTGCCCAGCATACAGACTTTCCCCCCAATACCCTTTC CCATGTGGTCTCCTCGACTGTCTCGCAGCCTACCTCTACCTCATctcacctcctccctcaGCTCCTCATCAACCAATACTTCCAAccaacatcatcctctccgGTGACTCGGCAGGTGCTGGGATGgtcatctctcttctggTGCTTATCAGGGAGATGGGATTACCCATGCCGGCCGGCGCGAGCTTGATTAGCCCCTGGGTGGATTTGACACATAGCATGCCAAGTATTGGAGGTTGGGATGGAGGGGACttcattccttcttctgg TTTTCATTACAAACCTAGCTGCGCATGGCCGCCTTTGCCAGGAGATGGTATAGATGTGACGATGCCCGATGGGTCTGTCAACCGATACGATGAGCAGATTCAGATGTATTG CCCCAATAATCTGTTGACCCATCCACTGGTATCACCAGTCAACCAAGGATCCTTGGGAGGTTTATGCCCTTTGCTCATC ttgggtggtggtggagagcTCCTTCGTGATGAG ATCACTTACACGGCGTACAAAGCGGCCGACCCCGTGAAATACCCGCCGTCACCAATTACCTTGAGTCAGTACCCAGATCAAGCCAGCAAGGTCGCCAAATACAAGCCTACCAAAGTCCATCTCCAGATATACGAAGGAGGTTGTCATGTCGTACCTACTCTGAGTTGGACCAAGAGTGCGAAATACATGTACCGAGCGTGTGCCAA CTTTAACATTTGGGCATTCACTGCAGCCCAGAAAGCTTTGGAAAAGAAACTGCAGCACAAACAGTCGTCCAGTTCTCTCAGAAAGCAACGCTCGGCGTCATCTCTCAATAAGCCGTACAATGTTACCAAATTGCCCAACGGCCTTACTCCGCTCTCCATGTCCGACTCTTTGACAAATGGAATGACCCACTCATCCCATTCCCCAACGACCACCGGAGTAATCAATGCCTCTGGGGCCCGTTCACCCCTAACTGCTTCCAGTGCCACTAGCAGACAATCCACTATCGACTTTACTCAACCAATCATCACTTCTGGAGCTGCCGTTGCTGCCAACACCAAACCCATCTCTTTCGGTGAGGTCCAATCTGAAGCAGAGTCGGATGAGGACGACATGTCTGTAACTTCCGAAAGCACGATTgcagacgaagaagaaagaggtgaTCCGGTTCCCGCTAAAGGCATAGTGACTGTACATGGCACTGAACCTCTTTATGGCAATGTCAATCTTGTATCCGAGAGAGTCTCTGTACATGGAAATATCCGGCCATTTGAGCCTATCGAAGCTGTGCCGGCACTCCAGCCTTCTTTGCGGGAACATATCGGCCAGGTTCACGGGGATGGAGCAATCCGCAAATGGCTTGCCAGGCGTCACGAATGGGATAAAAAGTACAGCAAAGAACTTGCTAAATGGCGAGAGATCAAGCAAAAGGATAGGATCAAGGCGGAAGCGGAAGGGTTCTTGACAAGAGATCTGCAAGATGAGAGACCACCATTATGTTCGGTGGCAGGGATCTGGGATAAAGGGCTTGCAAGGAATGTGGCGAAGAGTGTAGATGAAGTGACGTCGAGAAGTATGGGTATGGGCTGGTGGACTAAATGGGGTTCAAAG GCCGACGAAGAGCACGCGGACAGACGGAAGATGCGCGAGAAGGCTGCccgagaagaggaacagAGCAAGCTTCACTCTGCAAAAGACCAAGGGGTTCCCAATGCTATCCCCCCGGGCCCTATGGCAACATCCGATCCGCCTATGGGTGGAGCAGCGGGCACAGAACAGTTGTTTGACGAGCCGGAAGCCATATTATTCGAGGACGcggagggggagaggaaTGGAGTCGAGACGGCGGGAGGGGTGTAA